The Acidobacteriota bacterium genome segment ACCTTCATTGATCGCCCCCTGGTCCGCTATCGCATTCACGGCAACAATGTCTATGCGGCCCAGAAACAATGCGATACCCGAGAGAACCTGAGCCAGCTCGCTGCGCAAGAAGCCAAAGATAGAAGAAACATTCACAATCGCAAAATCATGTACGTTGCATTTCTGTCGGACCTGGTGAAAGCCCAACGATTGTCACTGATTGCCGACGAGGAATTCAAAGCAGCAAGTCTCGAGGCGCTTCAACGGCGCCGCTATTTTCAATGGATTGAGGAGTACTTGGAGAGTGGCTTCGTTTCTAAGCTCCGGAAATTGAACCACCTCAGGCACGAGCGCTTGGAACCAGGGGATTATCGCATTCTCTTAGTCCGCCTCTTGCCTGTGCAGAGCCGCCTACGCGTTCGACTGGCACTGAACTATGTCGCGCGCATGCGGCGCTATGCCATGTCCGCCTTGCGTTTGCTTGGGCAGTTGCGAATTGGAGCGCGTCCCTTGCGCGAGCAGGAAAACTGGGGCGGTGTTCCACGCGTCTTTGTCGGCCGGTTCGCTCGTTCGAAATGAACCCGTCACGTTAGCCTCCCTCACTGGATGGAAACCATGAATAGTCAATTCTCTCTGCAGAATATCTCCGTGCAGGATTGCACGACAATTGATTTGGACCGAATCACAGATCCGCGCGGCAACCTCACATTTCTTGAGAGCGGCCGTCACTTGCCGTTCGATATCAAGCGTGTGTTCTACCTTTACGATGTTCCGGGCGGGGCTGACCGGGCTGGACACGCGTTGAAAACCTGTCACCAGTTCCTGATTGCAATGTCAGGCAGCTTCGACGTCGTTGTTTTTGATGGAAAGAACAAACATCGTTTCCATCTCAACCGCTCGTACTACGGCGTGCACCTCCCGCCTATGATATGGCGTGAGATGGATAACTTCTCCTCAGGATCAGTGTGCCTTGTGCTCGCTTCGGAGTTCTACGACGAAAAAGACTATTACCGCAACTACCGCGACTTTCTTCGCGCCGTAACAGGTCTTGAAGCATGAAAGTCCCGTTTCTCGATTTTTCCGGACCTTATGCCGAGCTGAAACCGGAGCTGGACGACGCATACTGCCGCGTCATGCAATCGGGATGGTACATCCTCGGCCGTGAAGTCGAAGCCTTCGAGCAGGAGTTCGCGTCTTACTGCGGCGTCAAACACTGTGTCGGCGTCGGAAATGGATTGGATGCATTGCACCTGGTGCTGCGTGCGATGGAGATTGGGTCAGGTGATGAGGTGATTGTTCCCTCCAACACCTATATAGCAACTTGGCTCGCTGTTTCTTATGCGGGTGCAATCCCCGTCCCAGTCGAGCCGGACCCAAGCACGTGCAACATCGATCCCGCCAGAATAGAAGAGGCAATCACGAATCGAACGAAGGCGATTGTACCGGTCCATCTTTATGGCCAGCCTGCTGACATGGACCCGATCCTGGAACTCGCGTCCAAATACTCACTTAAGATCATCGAGGATAATGCGCAAGCACAAGGCGCGAAATATAAGGGACGTCGCACCGGGGGCCTCGGCGATGCTGCCGGCAACAGTTTTTATCCCGGCAAAAACTTAGGCGCCTTTGGCGATGCAGGTGCCATTACTACAAATGACGATGACATAGCCGATAGAGTACGCACTCTGCGCAATTACGGATCCAGGACTAAATACAGTAATGACTACAAGGGCTTCAATTCGCGCCTCGATGAATTTCAGGCAGCATTTTTGCGGGTGAAGCTCCGCAAATTAGACGAGTGGAATAACCGGCGACAGGCTGTCGCATTCCGCTACATCAAGGAATTTCAGAGTATTCCCGAACTGGTGTTACCTCACATTAGAGACTGGGCAGATCCAGTCTGGCACCTCTTTGTTGTACGCCACCTGGCTCGGAAAGAGCTTCAGAGACAGCTCACTACCGCCGGAATTGGAACGCTGATTCATTACCCGATACCGCCGCATCAATCGCGCGCGTACGCAGATGATGCTACTACTCCCAAGTCTTTGCCGATTGCCGAATTTCTTTCCTCCTCCGTCTTAAGTCTTCCAATGGGCCCGCACCTCACAGACTCGCAAATGGAGGCTGTAATCTCCGCGGCCACGAAGGCGACTGCTATCTGTGCGCCAGAACTAGTGGCTTGAACCAGCGTATGAGATCGTGGCTCCATCTCGCAGTACTCTTGTGCATTTGTTCTTATGCACAGGCCCAGCAACCCCTTGTTGCGATTCACGTCTCGGAGCTCACCGAGCGATTGGAAACCATTCCAGCGGGCGCGGCTACGCCCTCAGGAGCCAACACCACTGGTAAGGAATGGTGGACTCCATGGTGGCACTACTTCGTCATGCATGAATCCCTCGAGGAAGCGCTCCGCTCGGATGGAACGCCCTTCGTCGTGGTCACTGACTCCGACATCGCTTCAGGAGCTTTGATTACCGATAAGGGAGTGCCCAGGTATCCCATCGTCATCAGCCTTGCTGCGGAGGTAGTTAGCGATGATGAGATCACGCCATTGCTCAACTATCTCTCCTCCGGTGGTTTTCTCTTTGTGGGGTCATCTTCGTTTACGCGCAGACCTGATGGAAGCTCGCGCGGGGATTTTGCCCTGGCGAGCGCAATGGGCCTGCACACGATGAGTCCGCAACTTCAAAACTGGACAAAGAACACTACTCTCACCAAAGTTGTTGATCATCGGGTGGTAGAAAATATCCCCTTGGGTAAGCTCAGTTGGACCATGCCGTTGACGGACGATGATGTTTCCTGGGGTACATCCGTGGCACGAAAGGGCCCGCCAGGGCACGTGATTCAGCGGGAACACTTCGTTTGGAAAGTGAAAGCCGACACTGCGACGGTTCTTGCCATCACGTCCGATGGCCTTCCGTACATCAGCATCCAGAACTATGGTCGAGGATCCTTGATTTTTGACGCGGCGATGCAGCCTCTGATAGGAAACGGCGGCTGGGCTCCAGGAATGTACGCCTATGAGATTTTCCGAGGTGCGATCGAGTGGGCATTCGACTCCGCGAATCTTCCAATCATCAGAGTGAGTCCTTGGCCGTATCAGTACAACGCCGCGTACATGGTCAGGCATGACTTTGAAAATACGCCAAGCTCCATTCGCGCCATCGAGGAGTCCGCAAAATTCGACAGTTCTTTCGCGGCTAAAGGGGAATACTACTTTTGTACGGGAACACTCCGGACAGAGATGGGTAATTCGCCGGAGACGATAGATAGCCTGCGAAGGGCCGTGCGCTTATACGGAGCCACCATTGGTTCTCACAATGGAGGTCTTCCAAATGTCGGGAACAGTGAACTCCAGACACGCGATCGCGATTATTGGCATTGGGGACCTGACGAGCTAATAGATTTGCGAACGGCCGGATTTCAAGGTGGAGCAAACTATGCCGCTACTTCGCTAAGCAAGTCGCTCGATGACATCGCGGGTTGGATGCAAGGTATCCAAACTAATACTCGCACGTTTTCTGCACCCTATTTTAATTCGACGAGAGACGAGTCTTATCAGATCCTGGAGCAACTCCGGATCGTCACCGCTGGGGAACAGAAGCTCACACCGTTCCCACATTGGACCGTTTCAACTCGAACGCCCGGCAGGAGATTCGCTTTCCTAACCCTACCCGTTAGTGATTGGTACGTCGGCTCGCAGGTGGCGCAGTCCATGGAGGTTGGCCACTCACAGTCCAGCATTCGAGCTTTGGTCGACCACTATTATCAGCTCGGAGCTCTGCTGAATCTCTATACCCACAGGCCTTCCAATGATGTGAATCCAGCGGAATATATACGTTTCACGTCGAGCAAGTCCAACATCTGGCCGGTGAACGCGTCCACACTCTTCGAGTGGTGGAAACGCCGATCAGGAGTGCGGATATTGCCCGATTTTTCAATTGCACGGAACACACTCACAGTGGCTACAACCATTAAAGGCGCAGTTGATCCGGACACTGCCGTCGAGCTTGTAATCCCGAACGGAATGAGCGCAAATGATGTGCACGTCAAACTCAACG includes the following:
- a CDS encoding erythromycin biosynthesis sensory transduction protein eryC1; the encoded protein is MKVPFLDFSGPYAELKPELDDAYCRVMQSGWYILGREVEAFEQEFASYCGVKHCVGVGNGLDALHLVLRAMEIGSGDEVIVPSNTYIATWLAVSYAGAIPVPVEPDPSTCNIDPARIEEAITNRTKAIVPVHLYGQPADMDPILELASKYSLKIIEDNAQAQGAKYKGRRTGGLGDAAGNSFYPGKNLGAFGDAGAITTNDDDIADRVRTLRNYGSRTKYSNDYKGFNSRLDEFQAAFLRVKLRKLDEWNNRRQAVAFRYIKEFQSIPELVLPHIRDWADPVWHLFVVRHLARKELQRQLTTAGIGTLIHYPIPPHQSRAYADDATTPKSLPIAEFLSSSVLSLPMGPHLTDSQMEAVISAATKATAICAPELVA